From Oryza brachyantha chromosome 9, ObraRS2, whole genome shotgun sequence, a single genomic window includes:
- the LOC102719897 gene encoding LOW QUALITY PROTEIN: probable cinnamyl alcohol dehydrogenase 8A (The sequence of the model RefSeq protein was modified relative to this genomic sequence to represent the inferred CDS: inserted 2 bases in 1 codon) has protein sequence MADGTAVLGWAARDPSGHLSPYSFKRRVQKEDDVTIKVLFCGICHTDLHVIKNEWGNAMYPVVPGHEIVGVVSGVGGGVTKFKAGDMVGVGYFVNSCGSCDSCGEGYDNYCPTSVITSNGTDYDGATTRGGFSDVLVVKQDFVVRVPGTLPPEGAAPLLCAGVTVYSPMVEYGLNAPGKHLGVVGLGGLGHLGVKFGKAFGMKVTVISTSPSKREEALERLGADAFLSSRDGEQMAAAAATMDGIIDTVSAGHPLVPLLSLLKPKGQMVVVGAPSTPLQLPAIAIIDGGKRVAGSGXGSVAECQAMLDFAGEHGIAADVEVVAMDAVNAAIARLERNDVRYRFVVDVAGTIHAAPA, from the exons ATGGCGGACGGCACGGCGGTGCTcgggtgggcggcgagggACCCCTCCGGTCACCTCTCCCCGTACAGCTTCAAAAGAAG GGTTCAGAAGGAAGACGACGTGACGATCAAGGTGCTCTTCTGCGGGATCTGCCACACCGACCTGCACGTCATCAAGAACGAGTGGGGCAACGCCATGTACCCCGTCGTCCCCGG GCATGAGATCGTCGGCGTTGTcagcggcgtcggcggaggGGTCACCAAGTTCAAGGCCGGCGACATGGTGGGGGTTGGGTACTTCGTCAACTCGTGCGGCTCCTGCGACAGCTGCGGCGAGGGGTACGACAACTACTGCCCGACGAGTGTGATCACGTCCAACGGCACGGACTACGACGGCGCGACCACCCGGGGCGGCTTCTCCGACGTCTTGGTGGTGAAGCAGGACTTCGTCGTGCGCGTGCCGGGGACCCTGCCGCCggagggcgcggcgccgcTGCTGTGCGCCGGCGTGACCGTTTACAGCCCGATGGTGGAGTACGGCCTGAACGCGCCGGGGAAGCACCTCGGGGTGGTCGGCCTCGGCGGGCTCGGCCACCTCGGCGTCAAGTTCGGCAAGGCGTTCGGGATGAAGGTGACGGTGATcagcacgtcgccgtcgaAGCGCGAGGAGGCGCTCGAGCGGCTCGGCGCCGACGCGTTCCTGTCCagccgcgacggcgagcagatggcggcggcggcggcgacgatggacGGCATCATCGACACGGTCTCCGCGGGGCACCCGCTGGTGCCGCTGCTGTCGCTGCTGAAGCCCAAGGGgcagatggtggtggtgggcgcgCCGAGCACGCCGCTGCAGCTCCCGGCGATCGCCATCATCGATGGCGGGAAGCGCGTGGCCGGGAGCGG GGGCAGCGTGGCCGAGTGCCAGGCGATGCTGGACTTCGCCGGGGAGCACGGCATCGCGGCGGACGTGGAGGTGGTCGCCATGGACGCCGTGAACGCCGCCATCGCCCGCCTCGAGAGGAACGACGTGAGGTACCGcttcgtcgtcgacgtcgccggcaCCATACACG